Genomic segment of Nitrospira sp.:
GCACGAAGGGCGTGGTGGTCATGGCAAGGTCTTTCCCCACGCAATCGCCCGTTCGCCGAATTTCGCGCGAATGGCATCAAGGACTAGGGAGAGTCGATGGGATGCCGGCTGGACCGTCATGGCCGGCTCATCGAACAGCCGCAGTTGCTCGGCCAGCGGTTCCAGGCAATCGGCGCGCAGGATGATTCGCTGGAGCCTGACCCGGCGCCGGAAACATCGGGCAAAGAGCTGGACGAGTACGGGCTGGAGATCCGCCTCCCAATAGGTGCCGTGCGGCAAGAGGTGCTGGGCCATGCGTTCGACATGGTCGCTGTGGCGGAGCGCCAGCGACAGGCGCCTGCAGATACGCCGTTGTTGCCGGAGTATGGCGCAGATCCGTTCGATCAGCCGGGACAGCCGTCCCAGTATGAGTTGATCGTCGATTTCGTCCGGATTGAGAGTGAGAGATTGTTCGATCAGCGGCTGGTCGACCGATGGACGGACAGGCGAATGGTCGATACCCACGGCCCAGTCATGCAGCACTCCGGCAGCTGTCCCGAGCACCGCTTCGAGCTGGACCAATGACACGTCGGCGATGGATCCCAAGGTCCGCAAATTCAGATCGTCCAACCGGTGAAGAATGTGCGAGGCCTGCATTCGGTTGAGTCCCGGCAGCAGGGTGGCGGGCAAAGGCGCGAGAAAGGCTTGTTCGGAGCCGGAATAGATCGAACGCATCTGCGGCGGCTTCTCCAGCGTCGTCGCCGCCAGGTGTGATACGAGCTTGTTCGTAGCCACCCCTATTTGGCTGTGCCATCCCCATTTGCCGGTCAGTTCTCGTTCCAGGCGGGCGGCCGTATCAATGGGATGTCCAAAGAGTCGTTGTGTGCCGGTGAGGTCGAGAAAGAGCGAACCGGGACGGATTGATTCCCACACAGGCGCGAAGGGCATGATCGCTTGTTGCAATTCGCGATGCGCCGCCTGCGTTCTCGTCGAGTCCGGCGGGATCACACGAAGGCTGGGGCACAATCGGCGGGCCAGTTCGACAGACATGCCCGGCAGGACACCCTCGTCAACGGCTTCCTGCGAGACTTCCCGGACCAGTCCGCGCGGCGTATGGATCGGCGCCAGGGCGACCGGTCGGTGACGCAATGAAGCCTCATGAGTCCGCGCGAGCACGATCTCGAACGACGGAACTTGGAGACAGACGATGTCGCGATCCATGATGGTATCTTTTTGAGTGTAACCAATGGTTACATTGAGAGGGGCACGGTGTCAATGGCTCTGAAAACTACCAGCGTCTCAACTGCAGAGGAACGACAAACGTGAGCGTGGAGAGTCTGAGGGCCGAAGGAAAGAACGTGAGAAAGGAGTTATTCTGCTGGCAGATCGTGTTCTGCCAATTGAGAAGGGGCTAGGGCTTTTTCGTTTCGTCGGCTGTGGGTGAACAATTCATGCCGGCGAAGGGATTGAGTGGATTCACGCGCGGCGAACAATGTTGCGCCTCTGGTGCAGCCTTCTCACCTCCTGCCTGCGAACCGGTCGGCGGTTGAGCCTGATCGTTCGGGCCCTGCTGGTGCGGAGCCTGCTGGTGAATCGGCGAGAACGGCTGGGATGGGAGAAATGCATTCGGTTGAAGGTCCGGCGGAGCTGGCGGCGGCTCTTCAAGCGGTGGCGTGAATCCGCCTGGTGGTGAAGGAGATGGAGTCTGTACGGCCGTACAACCGCGTTTCCCCTTCGGCTGATCCGTCAGCATCGTGCTGCCGTTCGGGCCTTCGCAGCTGTAAATCTTTGCTTGGACCGGGTTCGAGTGAAGCAGGACTGCGAACATGACGGGCAGGAGGTAAATCCAGATCATCGTCGATTTCCCTGAGCGGGATCGCAGGTAGATGATGGATGGCACCGGCGATGAAATGCCCGTACGCATGACCGACTATAGGCGCGGAACGGAGACCTGTCAATCGACAAGGAACGACGCGGGGGACGTCAGCCGGGTGAACGCCCCAGCCATTTTTTGATCAGCCCCAGCAGTCCGACTTCCGGCTCCGGTTGCCGGTCCGGATATTCGATCCAGGGTTCCTGCGAACCCAGGTAGACACCGTCGCGGTAACTTTGCTGGCTCCGTAAGTTTGTGTAACCCTGTTCCTGTAACAGGCGGATCAGCTGCTGCAAGGCATCGGCCGTGGTGGATGTATCGGAGGTGACCAGATGCACGGCTTCATACCGCAAGCTCGCCTGGAAGCCGGATGAGGTACGGAGCAGTTCCACGGGGCGATTGAAGCCTCGCTCCCTGGCATCGAATCCGGCGAGTTGATGCTTCTCTCCGGCCGGTTCCGGCATCGTTCCCTACAAGGCGCGATAGACGGCCAACAGGTCGCTGAGTGCAATGGTCTTATTTTTCAGGATGACGCGTTCGGCGTCCAAAATATCGAGCGCAGCGACCTTTTCCGTTCCACCCATGAGGCACTTGCTCCCGAGAGCGAGCACCCGTTCGCATTCCTTCTCAACCTTGCCCTTCACGACGGGATTCACCTTGAGGATATCCATCATCTTGGCGCGAGTCTCACTCAGATGCTTTTGAAGTTCGGCCTCGGGGTATTCCTTCCGTGCCGCTTCGTCTTCGCAGCGGTCGATGTACTGGGTCAGAAAGACATAGAGCCGCACGAAGGTTTCGGCGATCTCGATGTGTTTCGGGGTCAGCTGATTGTCCGCCATTAGAGCCTCCATTCACGTGGTCTCGACATGATCATTGTGCTGTGGCGACGTCGTGCGCGGCGCTCTGTATCACAGCCGGACTTTGATATCGCTGCCCTCGACCGTGACATCATACACGGCCACCTTGGCCGAAGGGTTATTGATGCAGGCACCCGTTTTCACATTGAACTCCCAGTTGTGCCATGGACAGGCCACGACATCGCCCACGACGTCGCCTTCACCCAGCGGGCCGCCGCGGTGCACACAGGTGTTGTCGATGGCATAAAAGGTCCCGTCCACGTTGAACAGGGCGATGGCTTTTCCGTTCACTTCCGCGACCATGCCGGCTCCCGGCTTCACGTCGGCGGTTCCTGCGATTCTAATCAACTCGCCCATACATCCTCCCTGAGTACCTGAATCTTCCCTGAGCCGGGGCCCCGTCAGCGACCGGTGGCCGGCCGTTTGATTTTATCCAATAAACTTTCGATGCGGCTCTTGGTGGCCGACACCCCGCCTGTTTGCAACGCTGCGGCCACCTTGGCCGCGATCTCGCGAAAGGCTTGTGACTGCGGCGAGTCGGGCTTGGCGACGACAATCGGGTTGCCGGTATCCCCGCCGGCGCGAATGACCGGATCGATCGGCACCCGTCCGAGGAACGGAATGCCCAGCTTTTCGGCTGCCCGTTCCCCGCCCCCGTGAGAGAAAATTTCAGTGCGCTCTCCGCAATGTCCGCAGACGAAGAAGCTCATGTTCTCCACGATGCCGAGGAGCGGCACATTTACCTTCTGGAACATCATCATGCCCTTGCGCACATCGTGCAGCGCCACTTCCTGCGGGGTCGTGACCGTGACGGCGCCCGAGAGCGGCACCAACTGGGTCAGCGTGAGTTGGGCGTCGCCCGTGCCGGGCGGCAAGTCGATCAACAGATAATCCAATTCGCCCCACAACACATCCCGGAAGAGTTGCTGGATCGCGGTGTGCACCATCGGTCCGCGCCAGACGACGGCGGTGTCTTCCGGGACGAAAAATCCCATGGAAATCAACTTGACGCCGTGGCTTTCCGCCGGCGCGATTTTGCCGTCTTTCTGTTCTGGGGTTTTCTCGACCCCCATCATCATCGGGATGTTAGGTCCATAGATATCGGCATCCAGCAAGCCCACTTTGGCGCCGGTCAGGGCGAGGGCGACGGCCAGATTGACCGACACGGTGGATTTGCCGACGCCGCCCTTGCCGCTGCTGACGGCGACGACGTGTTTGACTCCGGGAATGATATTGGGTCTGGCGGCCGCCTCATCCTGGTGCGGTGCGCCCGGTTGTTCCTCTGCCATGGTGATGCCTCCTCCGCCCCGCCGTTCCGGTGGAATCGCCGGAGCTTGGTTGCATATTAAGCTATCGTTGCGACGAAAAGAAATGGGCCAGTAGACGCAGCGGGCCGTTGGGTAGAAGGGACCGGACTCGTGCGAGACGGAGCGGTCTCGATGGCGCCGGTTATGTGCGCTCGCGATGGAGGTTGTACGTCAGCCCGACCAGCGAGAGCGTATAGATCAACCATTTGGACGGGTCGAAGTTGTACCATTTCGATCCGTTTCGATAGTCGTGCGAATAGGTATGATGGTAGTTGTGGTATCCCTCGCCGAAGCTGATGAATGAAATCAGCCAGCTATCCCGGCTGCTGTCTTGTGTGCCGTGCGGCTGGGTGCCGACCATGTGGCAGAGTGAGTTGATCGTAAAGGTGGAATTCAGCACCAGGACCGTGCGTAACACGCCGGCGAGTAAGAAACAGCCGAGGCCGCTCATCATTCCGCCGTTCAGGTACCCGGCCGCGAAGGGCAATAACAGGCCCGAGGCCACGATTGCCCAGTAGTACCGGTGTTGCCACAGAATCATCGGATCGGTACGTAATTTGGCGGCGAACCGGTCTTCACGATAAGGCGTATTGATGAACAGCCAGCCTACATGACTGTGCCAAAAACCTTTGCTTGCGTTGTACGGATCTGCCTCCTCGTCCGTGTGCGCGTGGTGGCGGATATGGTCGGCGCACCAGAGCAAGGCGGAGTTTTGCACGGCCCATCCCCCCATCACCAACAGGCAGATCTTGATCCAGGGATGGCTCTCGAAGCTGCGATGCGTGATCATGCGGTGGTAGCCCACCGTGATGCCCATGCCGGTGACGATGTAGAGAATGGCGAGCAGCGTCCAATCAAGGACCGTATAGTCGTAGTAGTAGGCGAAGAGCGGAACTCCGACGAAGGTCAGAATCGTGAGCGCGGTGAAGAGGGACACGGTGCCCCAGCAGACGGATTGTGTGGATGAGTCGGCCATCGTACTCCTTCGGAACCTGTGCGCAACTCATCGCCACAGTGCACCGCCATACTGAGGATAGTGGTCAAGGCAAACGGCGCACTGTAACGGAGCGGCTGTCACATTTTCAAGAGGAGAAGTGTGGGAACGAACCGCCGATCGTGGGTGTAGGCACGATGACTTGGAATAGACCATCAAATTCTCAAGTATAGAAGCGCGGTGTATACTGCAGTAACGCACTCTTCATGCTGTCCTGGAGGACCACATGACTCTGGACCCTGCCCTGCTCGAATCCCGTATTCGTGCCATCGGTGAAGATCTGGCCCGCCGTTCCAGCGGATTGTCGCCGGGGCTCTTTGATTCCCGCTGGTGGTCGCAGGCGGCGATCAACCTGGCCATGAAAGATCCGGCATTCAAAGCTCAGCTGTTTCGATTCATCGATGTGTTGCCGTCGCTGAAGGACGATGCGCAGGTCGTGCGTCTGGCGGAAGAATATTTCGGGGACATGAGCGGGCACCTCTTCGGCGCGCAGTGGGGGTTGAAGGCCCTCGCCTCTACGAAACTGGGCGCGGCACTCAGTGGAAAGGCGATCCGGCATCAGGTGGAACAGATGGCGACCAGCTTCATTGCCGGCGCGTCCATCGAGCAAGCGGTGCCGGCGCTCCGTACACTGTGGGAGAACGGCCGAGCCTTTTCCGTGGATTTGCTTGGCGAAGCCAGTGTGAACGAACGGGAGGCGGATGCCTATCGGGATCGCTGTCTGGCAGCCCTGCGGGTACTTGGCGATGTTTGTCCTGCTTGGCCGCCTTTGTCATTGCTTGAGCGGGACCATCTCGGCCCGCTGCCCCGCGTGCAGCTGTCGGTCAAGATCTCGGCCCTCTATTCGCAGCTCGATCCCATCGATCCGGAGTCCAGCTACCGCGCCGTCGCGGCTCGCCTGCGGCCGCTCTTGAATCTCGCCGGGACACTCCCCGCCTCCATCATTTTCGATATGGAGCAGGCGGAAACCAAGGAGCTGATCCTGTCCATCTTCATGCGCCTGTTCGAAGAGGAGTCGTATCGCACCTTCCCCCATGCGGGTATCGCGCTGCAGGCCTACCGCACCGATACCGGAGATGATGTGCAGCGCTTGTTGGCATGGACCAAGAACCGGCAGGTGCCGATGACGATCCGCCTGGTGAAAGGCGCCTACTGGGATTCCGATGTGATCCGGTATCGGCAGCGCGGGTGGCCGATGCCGCTGTTCGAACAGAAGTCCCAGACCGACGTGAATTATGAATCGTTGGTTCGTATGCTGCTGGAGCAGTCACACCTGATCAGGCCGGCGTTCGGCACGCACAATCTGCGCAGCCTGGCCGTGATCGAGGCGGTGGCGGACGCGCTCAGTCTGCCGCAGGAAGCCTGGGAGTATCAGATGATCTACGGCATGGCGGAACCGTTTCAACATGCGATGCACGACCGGGGGCGGCGCGTGCGGCTCTATACGCCGGTCGGTGAGCTCTTGCCCGGCATGGCGTATCTTGTGCGCCGTTTGCTGGAGAACACCTCCAATGAATCGTTTCTGCGGAAGGAATACGTGGAGTCGCAGCCGCTGTCGTTGTTGTTGTCGGCTCCTGATGGTGCGTTGTCTCAGCCTCGACCTTCCGCGCCGGTCGAGCACAAGTCCTTTCGCTCTGCATCACCCGAGGAATTTGTGAACGAACCGGTTGCAGATTTTTCGCGTGCGCCCGTCCGTATTGCCATGGCCGATGCGATCGTTCGCCGCCGCAAGCAATTGGGGCAACGACTCGACTTATCAAAGGTCGTTGCCCATTTGCCAACGGGGCCTGATTTGTCGACGTATGATCCCAGTCGGCCGGATCAGCTCGTCGCGGTGGTGCAGAGTTATCAGCCTTCCGATATCCCGGCGCTTACCAAGATTGCCGAGGCCGCCGAAGAGTCCTGGAGTATACGACCGGTTGCTGACCGTGTCGCGGTGATGCGGCAGGCTGCCGCCCTGATGCGGGAGCAACGTTGGGATCTGGCAGCGTGGGAAGTGTTCGAGGAAGGCAAACCCTGGCGGGAGGCCGATGCCGATGTCGCGGAGGCGATCGATTTTCTGGAGTATTACGCCGGCGAAATGGCACGACTCGATCCTCCGCCCCGTCTGGGCCGTTATCCCGGTGAACTCAATGAGGTGCTGTGGAGTCCGCGCGGCGTGACCGTGGTGATTGCTCCATGGAATTTCCCGCTGGCGATCCCCACCGGTATGGTGTCGGCGGCCTTGGTCACAGGCAATCCGGTTCTGTTCAAGCCCTCTGAACGTTCCTCGGCGATGGGCTACCAATTGGCGCAGATCATGCTCGATGCCGGTGTGCCGAAGGGGCTGTTGCAATATGTTCCGGGGGGGCCGCAGCTCGGGCGCGAGTTGGTCGCGTCGGTGGCGGTCAACACGATTGCCTTTACCGGATCGAAGGACGTGGGCCTGGGCATCATGCAGGCGGCTGCGGTTCAACAGCCGGGGCAACGTGTTGTGAAGCGGGTCATCGCCGAG
This window contains:
- a CDS encoding DUF4124 domain-containing protein; translated protein: MIWIYLLPVMFAVLLHSNPVQAKIYSCEGPNGSTMLTDQPKGKRGCTAVQTPSPSPPGGFTPPLEEPPPAPPDLQPNAFLPSQPFSPIHQQAPHQQGPNDQAQPPTGSQAGGEKAAPEAQHCSPRVNPLNPFAGMNCSPTADETKKP
- a CDS encoding Rieske 2Fe-2S domain-containing protein, which encodes MGELIRIAGTADVKPGAGMVAEVNGKAIALFNVDGTFYAIDNTCVHRGGPLGEGDVVGDVVACPWHNWEFNVKTGACINNPSAKVAVYDVTVEGSDIKVRL
- a CDS encoding Mrp/NBP35 family ATP-binding protein, whose amino-acid sequence is MAEEQPGAPHQDEAAARPNIIPGVKHVVAVSSGKGGVGKSTVSVNLAVALALTGAKVGLLDADIYGPNIPMMMGVEKTPEQKDGKIAPAESHGVKLISMGFFVPEDTAVVWRGPMVHTAIQQLFRDVLWGELDYLLIDLPPGTGDAQLTLTQLVPLSGAVTVTTPQEVALHDVRKGMMMFQKVNVPLLGIVENMSFFVCGHCGERTEIFSHGGGERAAEKLGIPFLGRVPIDPVIRAGGDTGNPIVVAKPDSPQSQAFREIAAKVAAALQTGGVSATKSRIESLLDKIKRPATGR
- a CDS encoding fatty acid desaturase, whose protein sequence is MADSSTQSVCWGTVSLFTALTILTFVGVPLFAYYYDYTVLDWTLLAILYIVTGMGITVGYHRMITHRSFESHPWIKICLLVMGGWAVQNSALLWCADHIRHHAHTDEEADPYNASKGFWHSHVGWLFINTPYREDRFAAKLRTDPMILWQHRYYWAIVASGLLLPFAAGYLNGGMMSGLGCFLLAGVLRTVLVLNSTFTINSLCHMVGTQPHGTQDSSRDSWLISFISFGEGYHNYHHTYSHDYRNGSKWYNFDPSKWLIYTLSLVGLTYNLHRERT
- a CDS encoding proline dehydrogenase family protein — translated: MTLDPALLESRIRAIGEDLARRSSGLSPGLFDSRWWSQAAINLAMKDPAFKAQLFRFIDVLPSLKDDAQVVRLAEEYFGDMSGHLFGAQWGLKALASTKLGAALSGKAIRHQVEQMATSFIAGASIEQAVPALRTLWENGRAFSVDLLGEASVNEREADAYRDRCLAALRVLGDVCPAWPPLSLLERDHLGPLPRVQLSVKISALYSQLDPIDPESSYRAVAARLRPLLNLAGTLPASIIFDMEQAETKELILSIFMRLFEEESYRTFPHAGIALQAYRTDTGDDVQRLLAWTKNRQVPMTIRLVKGAYWDSDVIRYRQRGWPMPLFEQKSQTDVNYESLVRMLLEQSHLIRPAFGTHNLRSLAVIEAVADALSLPQEAWEYQMIYGMAEPFQHAMHDRGRRVRLYTPVGELLPGMAYLVRRLLENTSNESFLRKEYVESQPLSLLLSAPDGALSQPRPSAPVEHKSFRSASPEEFVNEPVADFSRAPVRIAMADAIVRRRKQLGQRLDLSKVVAHLPTGPDLSTYDPSRPDQLVAVVQSYQPSDIPALTKIAEAAEESWSIRPVADRVAVMRQAAALMREQRWDLAAWEVFEEGKPWREADADVAEAIDFLEYYAGEMARLDPPPRLGRYPGELNEVLWSPRGVTVVIAPWNFPLAIPTGMVSAALVTGNPVLFKPSERSSAMGYQLAQIMLDAGVPKGLLQYVPGGPQLGRELVASVAVNTIAFTGSKDVGLGIMQAAAVQQPGQRVVKRVIAEMGGKNAIIVDETADLDEAVTGVVQSFTGYAGQKCSACSRVIVVDSIHDAFLDRLSDAVMSLRVGRADDPATQVGPVIDGRAKHRILEYLEIGRREGRVLVDCSAEGPGYSIGPVVIVDIEPAHRLAQEEIFGPILAVMRTASFDQALEYANSTAYALTGGLYSRSPRHIARVREAFDVGNVYINRPITGALVGRQPFGGHRLSGVGAKAGGEEYLKQFLVARVVSEQTLRRGFVPTL